A segment of the bacterium genome:
CCTCTCGTTTCCCGATTGCTTCAACTCCATTCTAACCTTTCCTCCTGATTGGAGGTCCGACATTATTTATACCCTTACAATTATGTTTTATCCTATTTGCCTTTGCTTTTCTTTGCGACCTTAGCGACTTAGCGAGAGACGCCTTTGCCTTCATGCGGGTTTGTGACCAACGGAAGTCCCATTCATCCAAGATTCTCTCCGGGCGGGGACCTGTCCCTCGCTATTTTCATCCTTGCAACTTACCATTTTTATTGGTAATATAACCATATTATTTGGTATAAGGAGGCTGCTATGCTTGAATCTCTTTTGGGTAATCCAACCATTGAAAAAGTCCTATTCTACCTGTGGCGGTTTGAGAAAAGTTACGCCAAGGAAATGGCTGACAATTTCCAGCTACCGGTCAACGCCATCCAGCAACAGCTCAAACGCTTGGAAAACGGTGATATCGTAGTCAGTCGCCTGGTAGGACGGACCCGAGTCTATGAGTTCAATCCCCGCTACCCGTTTTTGAAGGAATGTTTTCAACTTTTTTCGAAAGTTTTTTCCCATTTCCCGGTCAAACAAGTAGAGAGGTACTACACCAAACGTACCCGACCACGACGACCGGGGAAGCCTATATGAACATTGATTGGAAAAACGTTACCATCCAAGAATTATCCGTAATTATCGCTACCCACTTACAAACACATGGCATTGATGCCGTCTTGGTGGGTGGCGCATGTGTTACCATTTATAGCCGTAACAACTATGTTTCCAAGGATCTTGATTTCATAGCGTATGAACCCTATCGCGATATCCAAGCGGCATTGTCCCAATTGGGATTCAAGTCACATCAAACACGTCATTTCACTCACCCGCAATGCCCCTATTATATTGACTTCCTTCCTCCGCCAATTGCCATTGGTGAACAACCCATTGAAAGATTTAAACTACTTAAAACAAAAAGAGGACACCTCAAACTCCTTACAC
Coding sequences within it:
- a CDS encoding winged helix-turn-helix domain-containing protein, with amino-acid sequence MLESLLGNPTIEKVLFYLWRFEKSYAKEMADNFQLPVNAIQQQLKRLENGDIVVSRLVGRTRVYEFNPRYPFLKECFQLFSKVFSHFPVKQVERYYTKRTRPRRPGKPI
- a CDS encoding nucleotidyltransferase; the protein is MNIDWKNVTIQELSVIIATHLQTHGIDAVLVGGACVTIYSRNNYVSKDLDFIAYEPYRDIQAALSQLGFKSHQTRHFTHPQCPYYIDFLPPPIAIGEQPIERFKLLKTKRGHLKLLTPTDCVKDRLAAFFHWDDFQSLNQALLVSKNHNVSQKAILEWAAKEGCKDKYLVYLKRLKTSL